The genome window CCGGTTCCTGATACATGAGCCAGTGCCCGCCCTGCCGGAACCGGACCATCCATGCGCCGGGCAGGTTCGCGGCCATGCGCAGCCCCAATGACGGAGGCGTCACCCAGTCCTCGTCGCCCACCACAAGCAGGACGTCCTTGCACAAGAAGGAAAGCCTGTCCTTGGTGCCCGGCCACTGCTCCATGGCCCGCTTCTGTGCGGCGACCACGTCAGGATCCGCAGCCCGTTCCGGGACCGGAAGCCGGGCAAAGACGCCGGGATGGCTTTCGACCCAGGCCCCGGGGAACAACAGACCCGCGAAATCCTCGGGACTGCAGGTCATCATCCGGTCCACGGCGGACCGAACCGTTGCGGCATAGGAAGGAGTCGGGCCGTAGAGGACGAGCTTGCCCACCTTGTCCGGCTCGCGCAGCGCCATCTCCTGGGCGATCATGCCGCCCATGGACCACCCCAGCACATGCGCCCCCCGGGCATCCAGCGCATCCAGAACCGCCAGGGCGTCCCGGGCCATGAGCTCCATGCTCAGCGATCCGGACCACGGGCCGGACTGGCCCATGCCGCGATTGTCGAACAAAATCACGCGATAGCGCCGGGACAAGCGGTCCACCAGCACCGGATCCCAGACGTCCATGGTCCCGGCATAGCCCATGACCAGCAGCAGCGGTTGCCCGGCCCCGAGTTCCCTATAGGCGATCCTCGCGCCGTCGACCTCCACCCGCCGCACCGGAACGGTGCGCAGCATGTCGGGAGCAGGAACGGTACGCACGCACCCGCCGAGTAACACCAGCGCCAACAACAATCGGAAAAACAGCGGCCTGACCATAGAAGCCCTCCCCGAACGAAAAAGGCCGCCCGAAACAGGCGGCCTTATGTGTCTTCAATCCGTCATGAAACCCCGTTAGCAGATTCTCGGCAACTGCTCGCCTTCGAGCATGTTCAGCAGCCGCTTGCCGCCGAGCCGGGTGATGAGTACCACCTTTCCGGGGTTGGCGTCGGTCACGGTGCCGATACGGCAGGCGTCCCGGCCCAGCTCGTCGCCGCGCATGATCTCCAGGGCCTTTTCCGCATGGGCCTCGGGCAGGATGCACAGGAACTTGCCCTCGTTGGCCAGGTACAGGGGATCGAGGCCCAGGAACGAACAGCCGCCGCTCACCTCGGGCCGCACAGGAATGGCGCCCTCCTCCAGCTCGCAACAGACATTGGAGGAACCCGCGATCTCGTTCATGGTGGTGGCCAGGCCGCCCCGGGTGGGGTCGCGCAGCACGTGGACCTCGGGCAGCTCCCGCACCAACTTGACCAGCAGGTGGTTGAGCCCGGCCGAATCCGACTGCACGCCCGCCTCGAACTCCAGGCCCTCGCGGGTGCCCAGAATGGTCAGCCCGTGGTCGCCCATGGTGCCGCTGATCAGGATGGCGTCGCCCGGTTTGGCGCTCTCGCCGCTAGGGGCCGGGTCCACGACGATCTCGCCGATGCCCGTGGTGTTGATGAAGATGCGGTCCACCGCGCCCTTGGGCACGACCTTGGTGTCGCCGGTGACGATATCCACTCCGGCCTTGCGGGCGGCCTCGCCCATGGAGACCACTATCTTTTCCAGGTCGGCCATGGGCAGGCCTTCCTCGATGATGTAGCCGCAGGTCATGTAGCGCGGAACGGCCCCCATCAT of Salidesulfovibrio onnuriiensis contains these proteins:
- a CDS encoding alpha/beta fold hydrolase, translated to MRTVPAPDMLRTVPVRRVEVDGARIAYRELGAGQPLLLVMGYAGTMDVWDPVLVDRLSRRYRVILFDNRGMGQSGPWSGSLSMELMARDALAVLDALDARGAHVLGWSMGGMIAQEMALREPDKVGKLVLYGPTPSYAATVRSAVDRMMTCSPEDFAGLLFPGAWVESHPGVFARLPVPERAADPDVVAAQKRAMEQWPGTKDRLSFLCKDVLLVVGDEDWVTPPSLGLRMAANLPGAWMVRFRQGGHWLMYQEPERLADTVRFFLETKEQ
- the hypE gene encoding hydrogenase expression/formation protein HypE yields the protein MSDKVLLDYGSGGRASQRLISRLFLENFSNSELNRLNDAAELLVSGRIAVSTDSFTVDPIFFPGGNIGSLAVHGTVNDVAMMGAVPRYMTCGYIIEEGLPMADLEKIVVSMGEAARKAGVDIVTGDTKVVPKGAVDRIFINTTGIGEIVVDPAPSGESAKPGDAILISGTMGDHGLTILGTREGLEFEAGVQSDSAGLNHLLVKLVRELPEVHVLRDPTRGGLATTMNEIAGSSNVCCELEEGAIPVRPEVSGGCSFLGLDPLYLANEGKFLCILPEAHAEKALEIMRGDELGRDACRIGTVTDANPGKVVLITRLGGKRLLNMLEGEQLPRIC